A genomic segment from Vanessa cardui chromosome 30, ilVanCard2.1, whole genome shotgun sequence encodes:
- the LOC124542311 gene encoding mitochondrial coenzyme A transporter SLC25A42: protein MAVGEARVPLLHDDRHAHHAKGDPPRSRQLSGSALVITSLVAGASAGAIAKTVIAPLDRAKINFQTSDTPYSWRAAVRFLSRSAQSEGWTALWRGNSATMARIVPYAAIQFTAHEQWKKLLAVDTPQSAQEAPLRLLVAGSLAGVTSQSATYPLDLARARMAVADYRSLRAMFKRVIREEGFITLYRGYPATVMGVIPYAGVSFFTYDSLRHWYIEYAGASPSGVVSVAFGGAAGALAQSASYPLDIVRRRMQTAPRRADRSYPCPTVPATLAAVYRAEGWRGFFKGLSMNWIKGPIAVGISFASYDTIKSTLRDVALTLN, encoded by the exons ATGGCGGTGGGGGAGGCGCGCGTGCCGCTCCTACACGATGACAGACACGCGCACCACGCCAAGG GGGACCCGCCCCGCTCCCGCCAGCTGTCCGGCAGCGCGCTGGTCATCACGTCGCTGGTGGCGGGGGCCTCGGCGGGCGCCATCGCGAAGACGGTGATCGCGCCGCTCGACCGAGCCAAGATCAATTTTCAAACTTC CGACACTCCGTACTCGTGGCGCGCGGCGGTGCGCTTCCTGTCGCGCAGCGCGCAGTCCGAGGGCTGGACGGCGCTGTGGCGCGGGAACAGCGCGACCATGGCGCGCATCGTGCCCTACGCCGCCATCCAGTTCACGGCGCACGAGCAGTGGAAGAAGCTGTTGGCCGTCGACACGCCGCAGAGCGCCCA GGAGGCGCCCTTGCGGTTGCTGGTAGCGGGGTCGCTGGCAGGCGTGACGTCACAGAGCGCCACCTACCCGCTCGACCTGGCGCGCGCTCGCATGGCCGTCGCAGACTACCGCTCCCTCCGCGCCATGTTCAAGCGAGTTATCAGAGAAGAGGGATTTATCACCCTCTATAG GGGCTACCCGGCGACAGTGATGGGCGTCATACCGTACGCCGGCGTCTCCTTCTTCACCTACGACTCCCTAAGGCACTGGTACATCG AGTACGCGGGCGCGAGCCCGAGCGGCGTGGTGAGCGTGGCGttcggcggcgcggcgggcgcgctgGCGCAGAGCGCGTCGTACCCGCTGGACATCGTGCGGCGCCGCATGCAgaccgcgccgcgccgcgccgacCGCTCCTACCCCTGCCCCACCGTGCCCGCCACGCTCGCCGCCGTCTACAG GGCTGAAGGCTGGCGAGGTTTCTTCAAGGGGCTGAGCATGAATTGGATTAAGGGCCCCATAGCGGTCGGCATATCCTTCGCTAGTTACGACACCATCAAATCGACGCTCCGAGACGTCGCACTCACTCTGAACTGA